The following are encoded in a window of Centroberyx gerrardi isolate f3 chromosome 1, fCenGer3.hap1.cur.20231027, whole genome shotgun sequence genomic DNA:
- the LOC139924092 gene encoding interleukin-18 receptor 1-like produces the protein MKLTILLAPLLFLSTLLGVCPVRARAQEPVYVKEGDMVMLWCPVRIDHNHSDVKLTWTNHTDQEMDLTNKLPSAGDRESSVLTHERSLVILNVSFSHQGNYSCCLAGNARRRFWFKLTVYPALSQSRHNPEMNQYSKLCFHGESCELTCPDVLQIPKLAINSTVWHKDHGSPPASFTEDYFSSVDEKDSGVYTCTRSYLHRGRLYNMTRTTDLEVHHNKHVGQLPEIISPRAEDVFPVDLDSPAVINCTAVVYSDFDEVFWLIGKSFVERNESLPIYYNTTNETSGEQTKIKASLVIRKVSEEDLTKRYTCKLDSTTPSSNVTISLARRARPFSSSGVLRIVGFILVMVVTLSIIYVKLKIDIALFLRDTLGCYSSTPDGKSYDAYLMSYKSDTDTGLNEEDRRWLEKVLEDEFGYNLCLYDRDVLPGEAVAEAVLGCTEQSRRVVLIPCCPDPGPGSGLLSAIHAALVERQTHLVLIKTEATEAPSGSEPDSSLPEVLQLLSKAGHSVTWKGLSSQPLSSSFWKQLRYHLPAPQHPKTMAVPTDLEC, from the exons GTGTGTGTCCTGTGAGAGCCAGGGCCCAGGAACCAGTGTATGTCAAGGAGGGTGACATGGTGATGCTGTGGTGCCCTGTCCGTATTGATCATAATCATAGTGATGTCAAACTGACCTGGACCAATCACACTGACCAGGAGATGGATCTGACCAATAAACTGCCATCTGCTGGGGACAGAGAGTCATCTGTGTTGACTCATGAGAGGAGCCTTGTCATTCTCAATGTTTCCTTTAGTCATCAGGGGAATTATTCATGCTGTCTGGCTGG GAATGCCAGAAGACGTTTTTGGTTTAAGTTGACAGTTTACCCAGCACTGTCACAGTCCAGACATAATCCAGAGATGAACCAGTACAGTAAACTGTGTTTTCATGGAGAGTCCTGCGAATTAACATGCCCTGATGTTTTACAAATCCCAAAACTTGCCATCAACAGCACCGTATGGCACAAG GATCATGGGTCACCACCAGCTTCATTTACAGAGGATTACTTCAGCAGTGTGGATGAGAAGGACAGTGGTGTGTACACCTGTACCAGGTCTTACCTGCATCGCGGTCGACTATATAACATGACCCGCACAACGGACCTGGAGGTGCATCATAACA AACACGTAGGACAACTTCCAGAGATCATTTCACCACGTGCAGAGGATGTATTTCCTGTAGATTTAG ACTCACCAGCAGTGATTAATTGTACAGCTGTTGTGTACTCAGACTTTGACGAGGTGTTCTGGTTAATTGGAAAGTCGTTTGTGGAAAGGAATGAGAGCTTACCAATATACTACAACACTACAAA cgAGACAAGTGGTGAACAGACAAAGATCAAAGCATCTCTAGTCATCAGAAAAGTGTCAGAGGAAGACCTGACAAAGCGCTACACCTGTAAACTGGATTCCACCACCCCGTCCTCCAATGTCACCATCTCCCTGGCCCGAAGGG CTcgccctttctcctcctctggggTTCTCCGCATTGTGGGCTTCATACTGGTGATGGTTGTAACGCTATCAATTATTTATGTGAAGTTGAAAATTGACATTGCTCTGTTTCTGCGAGACACTCTTGGTTGCTACAGCAGCACCCCAG ATGGGAAGAGCTATGACGCCTATTTGATGTCCTATAAGAGTGACACCGACACAGGACTAAATGAAGAGGACAGAAGATGGCTGGAGAAAGTTTTGGAAGATGAGTTTGGTTACAATCTCTGTCTCTACGATCGCGATGTCTTACCAGGAGAAG CTGTAGCCGAGGCGGTGCTGGGCTGCACAGAGCAGAGTCGCAGGGTGGTTTTGATCCCCTGCTGTCCAGATCCCGGTCCAGGGTCTGGCCTGCTGAGTGCCATCCATGCAGCCCTAGTGGAGCGTCAGACCCATCTGGTTCTAATCAAAACGGAGGCGACAGAAGCACCATCAGGATCTGAACCGGACAGCTCTTTACCAGAGGTCTTACAGCTTCTTAGCAAGGCTGGCCACTCTGTCACCTGGAAAGGCCTGAGCTCTcagccgctctcctcctccttctggaAGCAGCTGCGCTATCACCTACCTGCCCCACAGCACCCCAAAACTATGGCTGTTCCCACAGACCTAGAATGTTAG